One Roseofilum casamattae BLCC-M143 genomic window, CACCGGTATCGGCAAAACTGCCCTAGCAGAGCGTTTAGCAGCCGAGTTACATGAAGAGGGTTGGTTGCAAGGGAATTGGCATAACTTTCTGCAAGAGAATTTTGATGATGAAGCACAGTCTTCGGACTTTGGTAGTGTGGCGGCTCGGTGGCTGGAAAAATGGGGAGAGTCCATCACCCCTGATGACCGCAAAGACAACCAGCGTCTGCTC contains:
- a CDS encoding ATP-binding protein yields the protein MAICQAVGIENWQEIVDDSPKQSLENGVDFFAYDEVWVGRENTISELEEKVKSSCRVLVLLGITGIGKTALAERLAAELHEEGWLQGNWHNFLQENFDDEAQSSDFGSVAARWLEKWGESITPDDRKDNQRLL